In Myxococcales bacterium, the genomic stretch GCCCCGGGATCATGGCGACGGACGCGGTGGAGCATTCCGGCCTGTCATTCGCCAAACTTTCCGACGCGACCAAGGACAAGCTGAGGAGCTTCCTTTCATCGGCCGCAAACGTCAATAACCCGGTGGATATCCTCGGAGATGCGCCGGCCGAAACCTATAGGAAGGCGCTAGACGCTGTTCTCGCCGACGATGGAGTTGACGGGCTCGTGGTTCTCCTCACTCCCCAGGCGATGATCGATGTTGCGAAGACAGCCGAGGCGGTGATCGAAGTTTCCAGGAAATACAACAAGCCCACGATGGCATCCTTTATCGGAGCCAAACGCGTTGCGCATGGCATAGAGATGCTGCAGAAAAATGGCATTCCGCACTATCCCACCCCGGAGAGGGCCGTGGATGCGATGAAACAGATGGTTGAATACATGAAATGGCGCGCGAAGCCGAAGAAGGTGATTCGCAGGTTTCCTGTGAACAGCACCAAGGTCGACCGCATCATAAACCTAAACAGGAAGCATCAGCAGTACAACGTTGGCGAGCAGGATTCTAAAGCGGTGCTTTCAGCGTACGGCTTTACGGTTCCACAATGCTCGCTGGCCAGAAGCGCCCAGGACGCGGTTTCTGCGGCCTCGGCGATAGGATATCCGGTCGTCATGAAGATCTCGTCCCCCGATGTGATCCACAAGTCCGATGCCGGCGGCGTGAAGGTCGGGCTTCGGGGGCCCTCAGAGGTCAGGGACGCCTTCGAGCTCATGATCAAGAGGGTGAAGGAGGTCGTTCCTGACGCCAGGATTCACGGCGTCCTCATACAGGAGATGGTCAGCGACGGCCGCGAGATCATCATAGGAATGACGCGCGATCCGCAGTTCGGGCCGATGCTGATGTTCGGTCTCGGCGGAATTTATGTCGAAGTGCTCAAGGATGTTTCCTTCCAGCTCGCCCCTCTTACATCCGAGGCGGCGTTGCAGATGATACTCGGCACCAAGACATACAACCTGCTCAAGGGCGTTCGCGGCGAGAAGTCGGTCGATATGCAGCTGGTCACGGAGTGCATCCAGAGGATATCCCAGCTTTCGATGGACTTCCCGGATATTCAGGAACTCGACATCAACCCGCTCAAGATATCGAGCGAATTTTCAAGAGCGGTCGCCGTAGATGCGCGAATCCGCATTTCAAAATAAGGTGAACATATGAAAGATTTCAATTGGAAAGAACTTTACGCTAACAAGATGGTTTCTGCCGATGAGGCTCTTTCGCACATAAAGGCGGGAGACAGAGTTTTTATCGGAACCGGATGTGCGGCGCCCCAGCTCCTCATCGAAGGGCTCTCTTCCAGTAAGAGGAAAGTGGTCGACGTCGAAATATTCCATCTTATCACGATGGGGCCCGCCCCTTACGCGATGGAGAACTTCGCCGACAAGTATCGCTTCAACAGTTTTTTCATTGGCGAGAATGTCCGCGAGGCGGTGAACAACGGCGTTGGCGATTATACCCCGGTATCCCTGTCGGAAATACCGAATCTCTTTTCCCGCGGTCGAACGCCGCTGGATGTGGCTTTGATCCAGGTCACTCCGCCGGATGAAAACGGGATGGTGAGCCTAGGCATTTCGGTCGATATCGTGAAGAGCGCGACGGAAAACGCCAGCATGGTAATCGCGGAGATCAATCCGAATATGCCTTGGACCCACGGCGATTCGCTCATCCCCGCGGATTACATAGACTACTTCGTCGAATCAAACGCCCCCGTTCTGACCTATAAGCCTGCCGAAGTCGATGATGCTGTCCGCCGTATAGGTTCGCATGTGGCTTCCCTCGTAGAGGATGGCTCTACCATAGAGATCGGCATGGGTTCCATACCGCAGGCTATGCCGGAATTTTTGCATGACAAGAAAGACCTTGGAATACATACCGAGATGTTCACCGATCAGCTCGTCGATCTCATCGAGAAGGGCGTGGTTAACGGATCGAAGAAGCTTTACAACAAAGGAAAGGTCGTCGCTTCGTTCATAATGGGAACAAAGAAGGTCTATGATTACGTGAACCGTAACCCCGTGATCGAGATGCATCCGTCTGAATACGTGAACGATCCGGTCATGATAGCGAAGCATCCCAAGATGGTTGCAATAAACTGCGCGATGGAAGTCGATCTGACGGGTCAGGTGTGCGCCGACTCGATGGGAAATAAGTTCCACAGCGGTATCGGGGGACAGTCGGATTTTATGAGAGGTGCAGGGCGCTCCTACTGCGGAAAACCGATCATAGTGATGAAATCGACCTCAAATGATGGGCGGATATCCAGAATAGTTCCGAACCTGAGCACCGGCGCGGGAGTCGTTACTACGAGGGGCGATGTCCACTACGTGATTACCGAATACGGCGTAGCCGATTTGTACGGTAAGAATATCAGGGAAAGGGCGATGGCTCTTATAGGGATAGCGCATCCTAAATTCAGGGCTTCGCTCTATGAGGAAGCCAGGAAGATGAAGTACGTCTATGACGATCCAATCGACGTGTCGCTGTTGGAAGGGGAATATCC encodes the following:
- a CDS encoding CoA-binding protein, whose amino-acid sequence is MLEKLFNPKAVAIIGASQTEGKVGHALLKNMIEEGFEGGLYAVNPKVGEIMGVKCYPDVKSLPDGIDLAVIAIPAKVVPQTIEDCGSRGIGAAVVISAGFKEVGKEGKELEKKLESAAMLSGVRVLGPNCLGFINTMNRVNASFAADHPEKGDIAVISQSGALCTAIIDWSLKHHIGFSKLISMGNKTDLDEELLIEALGNDKESKVIVGYLEDIRNGPHFIRTAEKVTRQKPIILIKAGTSAAGATAASSHTGSIAGAQMAYECAFNSSGVLQAGSLETLFDYAQAFSYQPLPKGDRIVIVTNAGGPGIMATDAVEHSGLSFAKLSDATKDKLRSFLSSAANVNNPVDILGDAPAETYRKALDAVLADDGVDGLVVLLTPQAMIDVAKTAEAVIEVSRKYNKPTMASFIGAKRVAHGIEMLQKNGIPHYPTPERAVDAMKQMVEYMKWRAKPKKVIRRFPVNSTKVDRIINLNRKHQQYNVGEQDSKAVLSAYGFTVPQCSLARSAQDAVSAASAIGYPVVMKISSPDVIHKSDAGGVKVGLRGPSEVRDAFELMIKRVKEVVPDARIHGVLIQEMVSDGREIIIGMTRDPQFGPMLMFGLGGIYVEVLKDVSFQLAPLTSEAALQMILGTKTYNLLKGVRGEKSVDMQLVTECIQRISQLSMDFPDIQELDINPLKISSEFSRAVAVDARIRISK
- a CDS encoding GNAT family N-acetyltransferase, yielding MKDFNWKELYANKMVSADEALSHIKAGDRVFIGTGCAAPQLLIEGLSSSKRKVVDVEIFHLITMGPAPYAMENFADKYRFNSFFIGENVREAVNNGVGDYTPVSLSEIPNLFSRGRTPLDVALIQVTPPDENGMVSLGISVDIVKSATENASMVIAEINPNMPWTHGDSLIPADYIDYFVESNAPVLTYKPAEVDDAVRRIGSHVASLVEDGSTIEIGMGSIPQAMPEFLHDKKDLGIHTEMFTDQLVDLIEKGVVNGSKKLYNKGKVVASFIMGTKKVYDYVNRNPVIEMHPSEYVNDPVMIAKHPKMVAINCAMEVDLTGQVCADSMGNKFHSGIGGQSDFMRGAGRSYCGKPIIVMKSTSNDGRISRIVPNLSTGAGVVTTRGDVHYVITEYGVADLYGKNIRERAMALIGIAHPKFRASLYEEARKMKYVYDDPIDVSLLEGEYPDRYSQRQVIADGTEVTLRPVRPTDESALRDMFYSLSEESIYLRFFQPIDALPHAKVLPLVSINYEKDMAIVSTIQDSAGEKIIGIGRYMREGLDDKYAEVAFLVHDAWQNRGLGKAMLDSLINISKQNGVEGFKATLTPKNKMMISVFRGCGCKLNMEKNGDTYELKFKFDEKA